A genomic window from Mesosutterella faecium includes:
- a CDS encoding amidohydrolase: protein MPEIYNSTELRRELHPMAELGFDVARTADFVLAKLRALGIEASRIGDTNGVLAVIRGREPGPVLLLRSDMDALPFTEDGRTVAVHACGHDAHMAMMLETASRLAGRIRRGTLKILFQPAEELLTGALRMIREGVVDDVDIALGAHIRPIQDLPPGKVCAGVTYNAFAFPVVRFLGRIAHGSRPQLGVNAIEAAAAAVFAVNAIHLTPDSHWTVVPSRIRVEGPMNVVPPLCTMQFDIRARENAVMKELLDKFERAVQGAASSVGAKAEVELGSVGPAAEYDPEIHAELEDCIRSALGPEALAPDCGGGSEDFFFFKSHKPSIRTGYLGIGVGAVPGLHDRNMHFDDTLLPMGPRVMTAFVLRHLG from the coding sequence ATGCCTGAAATTTACAATTCGACCGAACTTCGCCGGGAGCTGCATCCGATGGCCGAGCTCGGGTTTGACGTCGCGCGGACGGCCGATTTCGTGCTCGCGAAGCTTCGCGCCCTGGGGATCGAGGCCTCGAGGATCGGGGACACGAACGGGGTGCTTGCTGTGATCCGGGGCCGGGAGCCCGGGCCCGTGCTGCTGCTTCGCAGCGACATGGACGCGCTGCCCTTCACGGAGGACGGCCGGACCGTCGCGGTCCACGCCTGCGGGCACGACGCGCACATGGCGATGATGCTCGAGACCGCCTCGAGGCTTGCGGGAAGGATCCGCCGCGGCACGCTCAAGATCCTCTTCCAGCCCGCCGAGGAGCTGCTCACCGGGGCGCTGCGGATGATCAGGGAGGGGGTGGTCGACGACGTGGACATCGCCCTCGGGGCCCACATCCGCCCGATCCAGGACCTGCCGCCCGGAAAGGTCTGCGCGGGCGTCACCTACAACGCCTTCGCCTTCCCGGTCGTGCGGTTTCTCGGCCGCATCGCCCACGGCTCGCGCCCCCAGCTCGGGGTGAACGCGATCGAGGCCGCGGCCGCCGCGGTCTTCGCCGTGAACGCGATCCACCTCACGCCCGACAGCCACTGGACCGTGGTCCCGAGCCGCATCCGGGTCGAGGGGCCGATGAACGTGGTGCCGCCGCTGTGCACGATGCAGTTCGACATCCGGGCGCGCGAGAACGCCGTGATGAAGGAGCTGCTCGATAAATTCGAAAGAGCGGTGCAGGGCGCGGCCTCCTCCGTGGGGGCGAAGGCCGAGGTGGAGCTGGGCAGCGTCGGCCCGGCCGCCGAATACGACCCGGAGATTCACGCCGAGCTCGAGGACTGCATCCGCAGCGCGCTCGGGCCCGAGGCCCTTGCGCCCGACTGCGGGGGCGGCAGCGAGGACTTCTTCTTTTTCAAGTCGCACAAGCCCTCGATCCGGACGGGCTACCTCGGCATCGGCGTGGGCGCCGTCCCGGGGCTGCACGACCGGAACATGCACTTTGACGACACGCTGCTGCCGATGGGGCCGCGCGTGATGACGGCCTTCGTGCTGCGGCACCTGGGCTGA
- a CDS encoding FeoB-associated Cys-rich membrane protein, whose product MADYILGALLAAAVAAALVSIIRRRKRGGCGCGCGCGGGSCGGCCGCGKDPGRGPEKR is encoded by the coding sequence ATGGCTGACTACATCCTCGGGGCGCTGCTTGCGGCGGCCGTCGCCGCAGCCCTTGTTTCCATCATCCGCAGGAGAAAGCGCGGAGGCTGCGGCTGTGGATGCGGCTGCGGGGGCGGATCCTGCGGCGGCTGCTGCGGCTGCGGGAAGGACCCGGGCCGGGGGCCGGAAAAGCGCTGA
- a CDS encoding purple acid phosphatase family protein, whose translation MALSRRTLLAGAGTAAAAAAAGAAVYMVRRKEEQAAPGGPRVRLVVGADNSASRTVMWEGKKSAGLELRGPDGSVRTFEPVRAEHRSGETLFHLNEVRLEGLQPGGSYAYRIPGVLGDWTPFRTAGRGATTALLFPDSQSTDRYETWRQLYQEALRREPQADFTAHMGDLVDCGAWLEHWYDWFAAVKGGIERVPAAPVMGNHDTYDQNARIGMPENFLAAFAPPENGSADWQRWYYAFDSGPVRFLVVNTEWPESDSFRPGLLPEMKRWFREASKTSQPWKVVLMHRSAVANSIRGRKPRGPFSEAGRELMPLFDEAGVDLVVTAHLHTYRRRGHVRGFRRDASGPLYVVSGVAGNIRYNDFWIDSPLDEFVAPQPETDNYLVLRADASSLELASRLPDGSLIDRSVLRKA comes from the coding sequence ATGGCACTGTCCCGCCGCACTCTGCTGGCCGGGGCCGGCACGGCCGCCGCGGCCGCGGCAGCCGGCGCCGCCGTCTATATGGTCCGCAGGAAAGAAGAGCAGGCCGCCCCGGGCGGGCCCCGCGTGAGGCTTGTGGTCGGGGCCGACAATTCGGCCTCCCGCACGGTGATGTGGGAGGGGAAAAAGAGCGCGGGGCTCGAGCTCCGGGGGCCGGACGGGTCGGTTCGGACCTTCGAGCCCGTCCGGGCCGAACACCGCTCGGGCGAGACGCTCTTTCACCTGAACGAGGTGAGGCTCGAGGGCCTGCAGCCCGGGGGCTCCTACGCCTACCGCATCCCCGGGGTCCTCGGGGACTGGACGCCCTTTCGCACGGCCGGGCGCGGCGCCACCACGGCGCTTCTCTTTCCGGACTCGCAGTCGACCGACCGCTACGAGACCTGGAGGCAGCTCTACCAGGAGGCCCTCAGGCGCGAGCCGCAGGCCGACTTCACGGCCCACATGGGCGACCTCGTCGACTGCGGCGCGTGGCTTGAGCACTGGTACGACTGGTTCGCGGCCGTGAAGGGCGGGATCGAGCGCGTGCCCGCCGCCCCCGTGATGGGCAACCACGACACCTACGACCAGAACGCCCGGATCGGGATGCCGGAGAACTTCCTCGCGGCCTTCGCGCCGCCTGAGAACGGGAGCGCGGACTGGCAGCGCTGGTACTACGCCTTCGACTCGGGCCCCGTGCGCTTTCTGGTGGTGAACACCGAGTGGCCCGAGTCCGACAGCTTCAGGCCCGGGCTGCTGCCCGAAATGAAGCGCTGGTTCCGGGAGGCCTCGAAGACGTCCCAGCCCTGGAAGGTCGTGCTCATGCACCGCAGCGCCGTTGCGAACAGCATCCGGGGCAGAAAGCCGAGGGGCCCCTTTTCCGAGGCCGGGCGCGAGCTGATGCCGCTCTTTGACGAGGCCGGGGTGGATCTCGTCGTCACCGCCCACCTGCACACCTACCGCCGCAGGGGCCATGTCCGCGGCTTCCGGCGCGACGCATCCGGCCCCCTTTACGTCGTGAGCGGCGTGGCGGGCAACATCCGGTACAACGACTTCTGGATCGACAGCCCGCTCGACGAATTCGTGGCGCCCCAGCCCGAGACGGACAATTATCTGGTGCTCCGGGCGGACGCTTCGTCGCTCGAGCTCGCTTCCCGGCTGCCCGACGGGAGCCTGATCGACCGCAGCGTGCTGCGGAAAGCCTGA
- a CDS encoding MarC family NAAT transporter, translated as MPQALHFQFFFGALISLIVITNPVSKIPLFISLTEGMPAQRRVEQAKWAAIYAFLIMVVSLIAGNLLLTVFGISYGAMRIAGGIVVALIGQQMLFGGASPNKAPPVSRTKDDYSFFPLAMPGISGPGTIAVVIGFSTQIAEVSDWPGKAAAFAVITAAIAVTALIVWIVMRSSDFCARALGPSGTQVLSKIMGFLLVCIGVQFVGSGIRTFMAGS; from the coding sequence ATGCCGCAGGCACTGCATTTTCAGTTTTTCTTCGGGGCGCTGATTTCGCTCATCGTGATCACGAACCCGGTCTCCAAGATTCCTCTTTTCATCAGCCTCACCGAGGGGATGCCCGCGCAGAGGCGCGTCGAGCAGGCGAAGTGGGCCGCGATCTACGCCTTCCTCATCATGGTGGTGAGCCTGATCGCCGGCAACCTCCTGCTCACCGTCTTCGGGATCTCCTACGGCGCGATGCGCATCGCGGGCGGCATCGTGGTCGCCCTGATCGGCCAGCAGATGCTCTTTGGCGGGGCCTCGCCCAACAAGGCTCCTCCGGTGAGCCGCACGAAGGACGACTACTCGTTCTTTCCGCTTGCAATGCCTGGGATCTCGGGCCCGGGCACGATCGCCGTGGTGATCGGCTTTTCCACGCAGATCGCCGAAGTCTCCGACTGGCCGGGCAAGGCCGCGGCCTTTGCCGTGATCACCGCCGCGATCGCCGTGACCGCGCTCATCGTCTGGATCGTGATGCGCTCCTCGGACTTCTGCGCGCGGGCGCTGGGGCCCTCGGGCACGCAGGTGCTCTCGAAGATCATGGGGTTCCTGCTGGTGTGCATCGGCGTGCAGTTCGTGGGCTCCGGGATCCGCACCTTCATGGCGGGCTCCTGA
- the feoB gene encoding ferrous iron transport protein B translates to MNLRELPVGKAATVTTVGGEGALRQHFLDMGLIPGVEVVLVKYAPMGDPMELLVQGYSLTLRVADAEKIGIEGVRDEPRAAQEAADDEDLSLVPHPALGEERSFQENYEEEHASPIEGKLTFALVGNQNCGKTTLFNQLTGSNQHVGNFPGVTVDRKSGFIKGHPELEVTDLPGIYSLSPYTSEEIISREFILREKPSAIINIVDATNIERNLYLTMQLMELGVPVVLALNMMDEMEGNGGTIHINEMESILQIPVVPISAKKNQGVDELVRHAVHIARYHELPGRTDFCGRDDHGGAVHRCIHGIMHLVEDHARAAGIPVRFAAGKLIEGDPIVERDLKLEPNEKDMIGHIVQQMEAERGLDRAAAMADMRFLFIRRLCARTVVKPRRSREHERSQRIDRILTGRFTAIPAFVAIMAVVFWLTFSVVGAFLQDELAAGIEWLTDRASEALEASGVNEAMKSLVVDAVMNGVGSVVSFIPIIVVLFFFLSMLEDSGYMARVAFVMDKLLRKIGLSGRSIVPLLIGFGCTVPAVMSTRTLPSERDRRFTILLTPFMSCSAKMPIYAFFTAAFFPKHGGLVMVSLYLIGIMTGILVALASKRFRAEGEAVPFVMELPNYRLPGLQNTLRLMWDKAKDFLQRAFTVIFVGTIVVWFLQSFDFTLNMVQNSEDSILASAAGAIAPIFAPLGIGDWRVSTSLISGFLAKESVVSTLSVLYGSVPALRASLTPLAAFSLLVFCLLYTPCIAAIASVKRELGGRSAVELVFFQCAVAWAAAFLIYGIGRLAGLS, encoded by the coding sequence ATGAATTTACGCGAACTGCCTGTCGGCAAGGCCGCGACGGTGACGACGGTGGGGGGCGAGGGGGCGCTGCGGCAGCACTTCCTCGACATGGGCCTCATCCCGGGCGTCGAGGTGGTTCTGGTCAAGTACGCCCCGATGGGCGACCCGATGGAGCTGCTCGTGCAGGGCTACTCGCTCACGCTCCGGGTGGCAGACGCCGAGAAGATCGGCATCGAGGGGGTCCGGGACGAGCCGCGGGCCGCGCAGGAGGCCGCCGACGACGAGGACCTGAGCCTTGTGCCGCACCCGGCGCTCGGCGAAGAGCGCAGCTTCCAGGAGAACTACGAGGAGGAGCACGCGAGCCCCATCGAGGGAAAGCTCACCTTCGCGCTCGTGGGGAACCAGAACTGCGGCAAGACCACGCTCTTTAACCAGCTCACGGGCTCGAACCAGCACGTCGGCAACTTTCCCGGCGTCACGGTCGACAGGAAGAGCGGCTTCATCAAGGGGCACCCCGAGCTCGAGGTGACGGACCTGCCGGGCATTTATTCGCTCTCGCCCTACACGAGCGAGGAGATCATCTCCCGGGAGTTCATCCTGCGCGAGAAGCCCTCGGCGATCATCAACATCGTCGACGCGACCAACATCGAGCGCAACCTCTACCTCACCATGCAGCTCATGGAGCTCGGGGTCCCGGTGGTGCTCGCCCTCAACATGATGGACGAGATGGAGGGCAACGGCGGCACGATCCACATCAACGAGATGGAGTCGATCCTGCAGATCCCGGTGGTGCCGATCTCCGCGAAGAAGAACCAGGGCGTCGACGAGCTCGTGCGGCACGCGGTGCACATCGCGCGCTACCACGAGCTGCCGGGCCGCACGGACTTCTGCGGCCGCGACGACCACGGCGGGGCCGTGCACCGCTGCATCCACGGCATCATGCACCTGGTCGAGGACCACGCGAGGGCCGCGGGCATCCCGGTGCGCTTCGCCGCGGGCAAGCTGATCGAGGGCGACCCGATCGTCGAGCGGGACTTAAAGCTCGAGCCAAACGAAAAGGACATGATCGGGCACATCGTGCAGCAGATGGAGGCCGAGCGGGGGCTCGACCGTGCCGCGGCCATGGCCGACATGCGCTTTCTCTTCATCCGCAGGCTCTGCGCCCGCACGGTGGTGAAGCCGCGCCGCAGCCGCGAGCACGAGAGAAGCCAGAGGATCGACCGGATCCTCACCGGGCGCTTCACCGCGATCCCGGCCTTCGTCGCAATCATGGCGGTGGTCTTCTGGCTCACCTTCAGCGTGGTGGGGGCGTTCCTGCAGGACGAGCTCGCCGCGGGGATCGAATGGCTGACCGACCGGGCCTCCGAGGCGCTCGAGGCCTCGGGCGTGAACGAGGCGATGAAGTCGCTCGTGGTCGACGCGGTCATGAACGGCGTGGGCAGCGTCGTGAGCTTCATCCCGATCATCGTCGTGCTCTTTTTCTTCCTGTCCATGCTGGAAGACAGCGGCTACATGGCGCGGGTCGCCTTCGTGATGGACAAGCTCCTGCGGAAAATCGGCCTTTCGGGCCGCAGCATCGTGCCGCTGCTGATCGGTTTTGGCTGCACGGTGCCCGCGGTGATGTCGACCCGGACGCTGCCTTCCGAGCGCGACCGGCGCTTCACGATCCTCCTCACGCCCTTCATGAGCTGCTCGGCCAAGATGCCGATCTACGCCTTCTTCACCGCGGCCTTTTTCCCGAAGCACGGGGGGCTTGTGATGGTCTCGCTCTACCTGATCGGGATCATGACCGGAATCCTCGTCGCGCTCGCCTCGAAGCGCTTCCGGGCCGAGGGCGAGGCGGTGCCTTTCGTGATGGAACTGCCCAACTACCGGCTCCCCGGCCTGCAGAACACGCTGCGGCTCATGTGGGACAAGGCGAAGGACTTCCTGCAGAGGGCCTTCACGGTGATCTTCGTGGGCACGATCGTAGTCTGGTTCCTGCAGAGCTTCGACTTCACGCTCAACATGGTGCAGAACTCCGAGGACAGCATCCTCGCCTCGGCGGCGGGCGCGATCGCTCCGATCTTCGCGCCGCTCGGGATCGGCGACTGGCGCGTCTCCACGTCCCTCATTTCGGGGTTCCTCGCGAAGGAAAGCGTGGTCTCGACCCTGTCGGTGCTTTACGGGAGCGTCCCGGCGCTTCGCGCGTCCCTGACGCCGCTCGCCGCCTTTTCGCTTCTCGTCTTCTGCCTCCTTTACACGCCCTGCATCGCGGCGATCGCCTCGGTAAAGCGCGAGCTGGGGGGCAGGAGCGCGGTCGAGCTCGTCTTTTTCCAGTGCGCGGTCGCCTGGGCGGCGGCCTTCCTGATTTACGGCATCGGGCGGCTCGCGGGCCTCTCGTGA
- the gltS gene encoding sodium/glutamate symporter has protein sequence MDYTVKAGTLLINVSAIQAVALAVITYYFGVWAKKKIPVLEKYAIPSPVVGGMTFALILSVLEGCGVLKVHFDSSLQTLLMLAFYTTVGLMASVKLITQGGRMLVGFLVAVSVLCVLQNFLGMGLSELMGLDPHYGILSGSVSMMGGLGTAAAFGPYFEQTYGVTGGTAVGITSATFGMVAALLIGGPFGEWAIRRYKVKTPKEVDKPEPQLHLPKEMETGLAPGSAAKEPTFTEQLMRAGGIVAVCVALGAIVSSYLGQFVTLPAYIGSMIVAAIVRNVGDFTGLYRVQGKGLDAVADISLVLFVTMAINSLKLYELVHLAVPMLVILAGQTLLMLLYAWLVMFTLFGRSYDAVMLTVGGIGFSMGATVNGLANMQAVGEKYGQSPKAWLIVSIVGAFLIDFINALVITYLATW, from the coding sequence ATGGATTACACAGTCAAGGCAGGAACCCTTCTTATCAACGTGAGCGCCATCCAGGCCGTGGCGCTTGCCGTCATCACCTACTATTTCGGCGTCTGGGCGAAGAAAAAGATCCCGGTTCTCGAGAAATACGCGATCCCGAGCCCCGTGGTGGGCGGCATGACCTTCGCCCTCATCCTCTCGGTGCTCGAGGGCTGCGGGGTCCTCAAGGTGCACTTCGACTCGTCGCTGCAGACGCTGCTCATGCTCGCCTTCTACACGACCGTGGGCCTCATGGCGAGCGTGAAGCTCATCACGCAGGGCGGGCGGATGCTGGTGGGCTTTCTCGTGGCGGTGTCGGTGCTCTGCGTGCTGCAGAACTTCCTCGGCATGGGGCTTTCGGAACTGATGGGCCTTGACCCCCACTACGGCATCCTCTCCGGGTCGGTGTCCATGATGGGCGGCCTCGGCACGGCCGCGGCCTTCGGGCCGTACTTCGAGCAGACCTACGGCGTCACCGGCGGCACCGCGGTCGGCATCACCTCGGCTACCTTCGGCATGGTGGCGGCGCTGCTGATCGGCGGGCCCTTCGGCGAGTGGGCGATCCGCCGCTACAAGGTGAAGACTCCGAAGGAGGTGGACAAGCCCGAGCCGCAGCTGCACCTGCCCAAGGAGATGGAAACCGGGCTTGCGCCTGGGTCGGCCGCGAAGGAGCCCACCTTCACCGAGCAGCTCATGCGCGCGGGCGGCATCGTGGCGGTCTGCGTCGCGCTCGGCGCCATCGTCTCGAGCTACCTCGGGCAGTTCGTCACGCTGCCCGCCTACATCGGCTCGATGATTGTCGCCGCCATCGTCCGAAACGTGGGCGACTTCACGGGCCTCTACCGCGTCCAGGGCAAGGGGCTCGACGCCGTGGCCGACATCAGCCTCGTGCTTTTCGTCACGATGGCGATCAACTCGCTCAAGCTCTACGAGCTCGTGCACCTCGCGGTCCCGATGCTCGTGATCCTCGCCGGCCAGACGCTTCTCATGCTGCTTTACGCGTGGCTTGTGATGTTCACGCTCTTCGGGCGCTCCTACGACGCGGTGATGCTCACCGTGGGCGGGATCGGCTTTTCGATGGGCGCGACGGTAAACGGCCTGGCCAACATGCAGGCCGTGGGCGAGAAGTACGGCCAGAGCCCCAAGGCCTGGCTCATCGTGAGCATCGTGGGCGCCTTCCTGATCGACTTCATCAACGCGCTCGTGATCACCTATCTCGCGACCTGGTGA